One genomic segment of Marinitoga piezophila KA3 includes these proteins:
- a CDS encoding iron-containing alcohol dehydrogenase family protein, with amino-acid sequence MLYHMPTKLYYGKDIISKHKDEMILGEKALIVTGKHSAKLTGALDDVISVLNEFKIPYVHYDEIGENPTYDMVIKGKELGIKENCDFVIAIGGGSPMDAGKAISVLIANPELTPDDLFDSSKYEVSVPIITVPTTAGTGSEVTEYAVLTKPNGRKSGFKDVLIFPDVSYLDPKYMTKMSRELTLTTAVDALSHSIEGVLSKKATFMSDILAKESISLIKEYLPKVLNDLENVEYREKLALASTLAGIVIAQTGTILPHSLGYRITIHKGIRHGQATAIFLPFVLEEVKKAEPEKVKIIEDIFGSIDEFTTFLKELGIYNFKFEYKDDELDLFINEVLNSSHVKNTPGEYNYNKIKDMYNKILEM; translated from the coding sequence ATGCTATACCATATGCCTACAAAATTGTATTACGGAAAAGATATTATTTCTAAACATAAAGATGAAATGATTTTAGGAGAAAAGGCTCTTATTGTTACAGGAAAACATTCTGCAAAACTTACAGGAGCACTTGATGATGTGATTTCTGTTCTTAATGAATTTAAAATCCCATATGTGCATTATGATGAAATAGGTGAAAATCCCACATATGATATGGTTATAAAAGGAAAAGAACTCGGTATAAAGGAAAATTGTGATTTTGTTATTGCCATAGGCGGTGGAAGCCCTATGGATGCAGGTAAGGCTATTTCTGTCTTAATTGCGAATCCAGAGTTAACACCAGATGATTTATTTGATTCTTCAAAATATGAAGTTTCAGTACCAATTATAACAGTTCCAACAACTGCAGGAACGGGAAGCGAAGTTACAGAATACGCTGTTTTAACAAAACCAAACGGAAGAAAATCCGGTTTTAAAGATGTTCTAATATTCCCTGATGTTTCTTACTTAGATCCTAAATACATGACAAAAATGAGCAGGGAGTTAACTCTTACCACTGCTGTTGATGCGCTTTCACATTCCATTGAAGGTGTTCTTTCAAAAAAGGCTACATTTATGTCTGATATCCTTGCAAAAGAATCTATCTCATTAATAAAAGAATATCTTCCAAAAGTATTAAATGATCTTGAAAACGTTGAATATAGAGAAAAACTGGCTTTAGCTTCAACATTAGCTGGAATAGTTATAGCCCAAACTGGAACAATATTACCACATTCTCTTGGATATAGAATTACCATTCACAAAGGAATAAGGCATGGACAGGCTACAGCTATATTCCTTCCATTTGTACTTGAAGAAGTAAAAAAAGCAGAACCGGAAAAAGTAAAAATAATTGAAGATATATTTGGTTCAATTGATGAGTTCACAACCTTCTTAAAAGAACTTGGTATTTATAACTTTAAATTTGAATATAAAGACGATGAACTTGATTTATTTATAAATGAAGTTTTAAATTCATCACATGTAAAAAACACACCGGGTGAATATAATTACAACAAGATTAAAGATATGTATAATAAAATATTGGAAATGTGA
- a CDS encoding histidine phosphatase family protein, translating to MKIFLIRHGMTDWNLKRKWQGTVDIELNDIGKEQARNLGKRFKREKYSKVYASPLSRAYNTALEISKNINKKPIIHEGLKEAHVELWNGYHIDEVKENFPEEFKLWGNDPWAYIKGVESMAEVQARGVKALKEIVNNTYNENVVIVSHALLIRSLICWVLNLPLNQHRNFMLDNASVTTIEFENNRYRLINLNETWHLDIERIIHPKTVEEEI from the coding sequence TTGAAAATATTTCTTATAAGGCATGGAATGACAGATTGGAATCTAAAAAGAAAATGGCAGGGCACTGTGGATATAGAATTAAACGATATAGGCAAAGAACAGGCAAGAAACCTTGGAAAAAGATTTAAACGCGAGAAATATTCAAAGGTTTATGCTTCACCTTTATCTCGAGCTTATAATACTGCTCTTGAAATATCTAAAAATATAAATAAAAAACCTATAATTCATGAAGGTTTAAAAGAAGCTCACGTTGAATTGTGGAATGGATATCATATTGATGAAGTAAAAGAAAATTTCCCGGAAGAATTTAAATTATGGGGAAATGATCCGTGGGCATATATTAAGGGCGTTGAATCTATGGCAGAAGTTCAGGCAAGAGGAGTAAAAGCCTTAAAAGAAATTGTTAATAATACCTATAATGAAAATGTTGTAATTGTTTCACATGCACTTCTGATCAGAAGCTTAATTTGTTGGGTATTAAATCTTCCTTTAAACCAGCATAGAAATTTTATGCTCGATAATGCGTCAGTAACAACTATAGAATTTGAAAATAATAGATATAGATTAATAAATCTCAACGAAACATGGCATCTTGATATTGAAAGAATTATACATCCAAAAACAGTGGAGGAAGAAATATGA
- a CDS encoding 2-phosphosulfolactate phosphatase codes for MRLYTYFLPDVKLENHKYYFVVDTLRASTTMATLISVGAESVSITDDPDTAIQIKNMDNNVVLVGERGGLKITGFDFSNSPTEILRNANQVKDKKVILCTTNGSKAFLKANDMGITISLSLINLKSAIQYVLSKKIDDIGIVCSGTDGYVSLEDVFTAGRFLSILSKQDICYFNDEAYIALNMANIPHTRIFQYSLHAQKLKKLGLEKDLKMSFNEGLLNVVPISKAKTNEFKPKIEI; via the coding sequence ATGAGATTATATACTTATTTTCTACCAGATGTAAAATTGGAAAATCATAAATATTATTTTGTGGTTGATACTTTAAGAGCATCAACTACAATGGCCACTCTTATTTCTGTTGGAGCAGAAAGCGTTTCAATAACCGATGATCCTGATACAGCAATACAAATAAAAAATATGGATAATAATGTAGTATTAGTTGGAGAAAGAGGCGGATTAAAAATTACAGGCTTTGACTTTTCAAATTCTCCAACAGAAATTTTAAGAAATGCTAATCAGGTAAAGGATAAAAAGGTTATTTTATGTACTACAAATGGCTCAAAAGCTTTTTTAAAAGCAAACGATATGGGAATTACCATTTCATTGTCTTTAATTAATCTTAAATCAGCTATTCAATATGTTTTAAGCAAAAAAATTGATGATATTGGAATTGTATGTTCTGGAACAGATGGATATGTTTCTCTTGAAGATGTATTTACAGCAGGTAGATTTTTATCTATATTATCAAAACAGGATATATGCTATTTCAACGATGAAGCATATATAGCATTAAATATGGCTAACATTCCACATACCAGAATATTCCAGTATTCTTTACATGCTCAAAAACTCAAAAAACTTGGCCTTGAAAAAGACCTGAAAATGAGCTTTAATGAAGGATTGCTAAATGTAGTTCCTATCTCAAAGGCAAAAACAAATGAGTTTAAGCCAAAAATAGAAATTTAG
- a CDS encoding peptidylprolyl isomerase, translating to MKKVLVLLSLVVFVLAGFSEEIVGYLMKDGKILSNYYLTEKAFKIEYLNSLQQMQQNGQQFDPMKEPFYMVSTIKTALSYKILEYYANENNYKPNMEEIDRKVEELASQYLSNEDTKKQIISYFGSEDSFKDYIKNNLLASYYYKYIDSKIGTVTENEVNEYIEKNFEKLKEDNDKVLTQHILVTDEATANKILNEIKSGKISFEDAAKKYSIDKNSAVNGGEINWVTKKQVVEPYFLAAWNAKIGSIVGPVKTDYGYHLIKVKDKKIYNSPEDMENNSEIVEKIKSDLKNEKLYKWYMDYSKQFDFAIVYKPLIYEDRIQKAKTIDDLMDIEKKLFDAIKTDQDVPEEWKLSYVTLAKKIKEQIPEIIELEKSLLVLDNKYKNLDEKALDEELNKIEEEISKLKDSPEKKEKDQLKTNLENLYYIKIMYPYLINKTNTELKEDIKEKEDYSRELNNRNFIILKEIYMKNKDMNTLVELYQLNPEDPEIAFDYNYSYYNYIKQYIQSQPKDVIQPELEKLLKAFEGIVEKTDNPEIKSQSEKIIEEIKTTLKNMMQ from the coding sequence ATGAAAAAGGTATTAGTTTTATTGTCATTAGTAGTATTTGTATTAGCAGGTTTTTCTGAAGAAATTGTTGGTTATTTAATGAAAGACGGAAAGATTTTAAGTAATTATTATCTTACAGAAAAGGCTTTTAAAATTGAATATTTAAATTCCCTTCAACAAATGCAACAAAACGGTCAGCAATTTGATCCTATGAAAGAACCTTTTTACATGGTTTCTACAATAAAAACAGCTTTAAGTTATAAAATTCTTGAATACTACGCAAACGAAAACAATTATAAACCCAATATGGAAGAAATAGACAGGAAAGTTGAAGAACTCGCTTCACAATACTTATCAAATGAAGATACAAAAAAACAGATTATTTCTTACTTTGGCTCTGAAGATAGTTTCAAAGATTATATAAAAAACAATTTATTAGCTTCATATTACTATAAATATATTGACTCAAAAATAGGAACAGTTACAGAAAATGAAGTTAATGAATATATAGAAAAAAACTTTGAAAAATTAAAAGAAGATAATGATAAAGTACTTACACAACATATTCTCGTTACAGATGAAGCTACCGCAAATAAAATATTAAACGAAATAAAAAGCGGTAAGATTTCATTTGAAGATGCTGCAAAAAAGTACTCTATTGATAAAAATTCTGCTGTTAACGGTGGAGAAATTAACTGGGTTACAAAAAAACAGGTTGTTGAACCTTATTTCTTAGCAGCCTGGAATGCGAAAATCGGTAGTATTGTAGGACCTGTAAAAACAGATTATGGTTATCATTTAATAAAGGTTAAAGATAAAAAGATTTATAATTCTCCAGAAGATATGGAAAACAATTCAGAAATTGTGGAAAAAATTAAATCCGACTTAAAAAACGAGAAATTATACAAATGGTATATGGACTATTCAAAACAATTTGATTTTGCGATAGTTTATAAACCTCTAATCTATGAGGATAGAATCCAAAAAGCTAAAACAATTGACGATTTAATGGATATAGAAAAAAAATTATTCGACGCAATAAAAACAGATCAGGATGTACCAGAAGAATGGAAACTCAGTTATGTTACTTTAGCAAAAAAAATAAAAGAACAAATCCCTGAAATTATAGAACTTGAAAAATCCTTATTAGTTCTTGATAACAAATACAAAAACCTTGATGAAAAAGCTTTAGACGAAGAATTAAATAAAATAGAAGAGGAAATCTCTAAATTAAAGGACTCACCTGAAAAGAAAGAAAAAGATCAGCTAAAAACAAACCTTGAAAATTTATACTACATAAAAATAATGTATCCTTACTTAATAAACAAAACAAATACAGAATTAAAAGAAGATATAAAAGAAAAAGAAGATTATTCCAGAGAACTCAATAACAGAAATTTCATTATTTTAAAAGAAATTTATATGAAAAACAAAGATATGAATACACTTGTAGAATTATATCAGCTTAATCCAGAAGATCCCGAAATTGCATTTGATTATAATTATTCATATTACAACTATATCAAGCAATATATTCAATCACAACCAAAAGATGTAATTCAACCAGAGCTTGAAAAGCTTTTAAAAGCTTTTGAAGGAATTGTGGAAAAAACAGATAACCCGGAAATAAAGTCTCAGTCAGAAAAGATTATAGAAGAAATAAAAACAACTTTAAAAAACATGATGCAATGA
- a CDS encoding ATP-grasp domain-containing protein, translating to MKVHEFIGKGFLQDYGIKVPQSYLITSEKDIKVTFLPAVLKSQVLVGGRMKAGGVLFAHTEEEFSEKAKYLLKKEIKGEKPYGVLAEEMIPIKKEYYISLLLNREEKEISILFSESGGIDIEENKDSIIKTNFEKFHEVIPEKIQKILPNLRKLFREKDLTLLEINPLIESEGGEIIALDAVMHLDDNAIFRQTWAEEFVDEKYPFHFVKLEGDIGIIGCGAGIVMATMDAVKLHGGEPADFLDLGGGAEKDITLEALNLLKNSGIKKVILNIFGGITKCDEIARGLVEFNKENPDIQLFIRLTGTNENEAKEILKKHNLNYYEDMYSMILDAVKVGEYK from the coding sequence GTGAAAGTACATGAATTTATTGGTAAGGGTTTTTTGCAAGATTATGGAATAAAAGTGCCTCAATCGTATCTAATTACTTCTGAAAAAGACATTAAAGTAACATTCCTGCCTGCAGTATTAAAGTCTCAGGTGTTAGTGGGCGGAAGAATGAAAGCAGGCGGTGTATTATTTGCACATACAGAAGAAGAATTTTCTGAAAAAGCAAAATATCTGCTAAAAAAAGAAATAAAAGGCGAAAAACCTTATGGGGTTCTCGCTGAAGAAATGATTCCCATAAAAAAAGAATACTATATATCTCTACTACTTAATAGAGAAGAAAAAGAAATAAGTATACTATTTTCCGAAAGTGGTGGTATTGATATAGAAGAAAACAAAGATTCAATTATAAAAACAAATTTTGAAAAATTTCATGAAGTAATTCCGGAAAAAATCCAGAAAATATTGCCTAATTTAAGAAAATTATTTAGAGAAAAGGATTTAACCCTTCTTGAAATAAATCCATTAATCGAATCAGAAGGAGGAGAAATAATCGCTCTTGATGCTGTAATGCATCTTGATGATAACGCTATATTCAGACAAACCTGGGCAGAGGAATTTGTTGATGAAAAGTATCCTTTTCACTTTGTAAAACTTGAAGGAGATATTGGAATTATCGGCTGTGGCGCAGGAATAGTTATGGCTACAATGGATGCTGTTAAATTACATGGTGGAGAACCAGCAGATTTTCTTGATCTTGGTGGAGGAGCTGAAAAGGATATTACTCTTGAAGCTTTAAATTTATTAAAGAATTCTGGAATAAAAAAAGTAATTCTAAATATTTTTGGTGGAATTACAAAATGCGATGAAATAGCCAGAGGACTCGTTGAATTTAATAAGGAAAATCCTGATATACAATTATTTATAAGATTAACGGGAACAAATGAAAACGAAGCAAAGGAAATTCTAAAAAAACACAATTTAAATTATTATGAAGATATGTATTCCATGATTCTTGATGCAGTGAAAGTGGGTGAGTATAAATGA
- a CDS encoding succinate--CoA ligase subunit alpha, translating into MIYGNERVCVQGITGKSGRLHTKKMLDYGTNIVCGVSKNNKIKDLYNIPVLTNMKNAVEKYNADTSVVFVPAPFAKDAIFEAINAGIKKIIIITEHIPQQDMLDVYHIAKDNNVRVIGPNCPGVILPGISKIGIMPEKAFKPGEIAVISRSGTLMYEISNYLSLYSKGIKIGIGLGGDPIIGTSVEEAFDYLIENNIKEAVIIGEVGGNDEVTGIKNALKKGYKGNIKVFFAGRTAPKGKRMGHAGAIVEGYEGSIEYKEKQLLEMGINVVKNIPDLL; encoded by the coding sequence ATGATTTACGGAAATGAAAGAGTTTGTGTCCAGGGTATTACCGGAAAATCTGGACGATTGCATACAAAGAAGATGCTCGATTATGGAACAAATATTGTATGTGGTGTTTCAAAAAACAATAAAATAAAGGATTTATATAATATTCCTGTATTAACCAATATGAAAAATGCTGTAGAAAAATATAATGCAGATACATCTGTTGTATTTGTACCTGCTCCATTTGCAAAAGATGCTATTTTTGAAGCTATTAATGCCGGCATAAAAAAAATTATAATTATCACAGAACATATTCCTCAACAGGATATGCTGGATGTATATCATATTGCAAAGGATAATAATGTAAGGGTAATAGGACCTAATTGTCCTGGCGTAATATTACCTGGAATTTCAAAAATCGGGATTATGCCTGAAAAAGCTTTTAAGCCTGGAGAAATTGCTGTAATATCAAGAAGCGGAACTTTAATGTATGAAATATCAAATTATCTTTCTTTATATTCAAAAGGCATAAAAATCGGAATTGGTCTGGGTGGTGATCCAATTATCGGAACATCTGTTGAAGAAGCTTTTGACTATTTAATTGAAAATAATATAAAAGAGGCTGTTATAATAGGTGAAGTTGGGGGGAATGATGAAGTTACAGGTATCAAAAATGCTCTTAAAAAAGGTTATAAAGGGAATATAAAGGTATTTTTTGCTGGAAGAACAGCTCCAAAAGGAAAAAGAATGGGACATGCCGGAGCTATTGTAGAAGGTTATGAAGGTAGTATTGAATATAAAGAAAAGCAACTTCTTGAAATGGGAATAAATGTGGTTAAAAATATACCAGATCTTTTATAA
- a CDS encoding membrane protein, protein MLSNPYFLLFSSIFLGIFIGKFKIGRFKLGSSGTLFSGLFLGWLATTLLLKDNNLSSIQLLKASFHQFFLFSLILFISAVGLIASRDIKFIIKKFGSRFIAMAFVITLSGFILSYFFGKISGYNIYNFIGVYSGALTSSPGLATALETVPDFQDEITFGYSVGYIPGVLAVILSMYLIPVIFKIDISKEKEKLASEITFEEDKINNFDFMAFSFVIIVGILLGKININLGIIQFSLGMTGGILISALFLGSLGKVGPINFKMNKKILKSIQELGLLMFLSSVGLKSGYNTFNNLNEKTLILMFFALIIALFSILIGYIIGRYIFKLNWIILSGAICGGMTSTPGLGAAIDANESEEVASGYGATYPFALLGMVIFTKIFSLLN, encoded by the coding sequence TTGCTTTCAAATCCATATTTTCTTTTATTTTCATCAATTTTTTTAGGTATCTTTATAGGTAAGTTTAAAATAGGTAGATTTAAATTAGGGAGTTCGGGAACCCTTTTTAGCGGATTATTTTTGGGGTGGTTGGCTACCACCCTCCTTTTAAAAGATAATAATCTTTCTTCAATCCAATTATTAAAGGCTTCATTTCACCAATTTTTTCTTTTTTCTTTGATTTTATTTATTTCAGCTGTTGGATTAATAGCTTCCAGAGATATTAAATTTATCATAAAAAAATTTGGAAGTAGATTTATAGCCATGGCATTTGTTATAACTCTTTCTGGTTTCATTCTATCCTATTTTTTTGGAAAAATATCAGGATATAATATTTATAATTTTATTGGAGTATATTCTGGTGCCCTTACCAGTTCCCCAGGACTTGCAACAGCACTTGAAACTGTTCCTGATTTCCAGGATGAAATAACCTTTGGATATTCTGTTGGATATATCCCTGGTGTTCTTGCGGTAATTCTTTCTATGTACTTAATTCCTGTAATATTTAAAATAGATATTTCAAAAGAAAAAGAAAAACTGGCATCTGAAATAACTTTTGAAGAAGATAAAATTAACAATTTTGACTTCATGGCATTTTCTTTTGTAATAATTGTAGGTATTCTATTAGGTAAGATAAATATCAATCTTGGAATTATACAATTTTCACTTGGCATGACCGGTGGAATATTGATTTCGGCTTTATTTTTAGGTTCATTAGGTAAAGTTGGACCTATTAATTTTAAAATGAACAAAAAAATCTTAAAAAGTATTCAAGAATTAGGATTGCTTATGTTTTTGTCATCTGTTGGATTGAAATCTGGATATAACACCTTTAACAATCTTAACGAAAAAACGCTTATTTTAATGTTTTTCGCACTAATTATTGCTCTTTTTTCTATTCTAATAGGTTATATTATAGGAAGATATATTTTTAAACTTAACTGGATAATTTTATCTGGCGCCATTTGTGGAGGAATGACAAGTACTCCGGGACTTGGTGCCGCAATTGATGCAAATGAATCTGAAGAGGTTGCTTCTGGATATGGGGCAACATATCCATTTGCATTACTGGGAATGGTAATATTTACAAAGATTTTTTCTTTATTAAATTAA
- a CDS encoding 23S rRNA (pseudouridine(1915)-N(3))-methyltransferase RlmH, whose protein sequence is MIKVYVIGKPKTKFIKTGLEQYLKWTSKYDRVELITLPLSDDLNKISAEEYKKKDMERILKYFTGDVFKVVLDERGKELSSIDFAKKIDTWRIGKKNISFFIGGPLGHHEYIRNNADFLLSMSKMTFTHEMILLFLLEQIYRAFKINNNEKYHY, encoded by the coding sequence ATGATAAAGGTTTATGTTATTGGAAAACCAAAGACGAAATTTATAAAAACAGGTCTTGAACAATATTTGAAATGGACTTCTAAATATGATAGAGTGGAATTAATTACTTTGCCATTATCAGATGATTTAAATAAAATATCAGCAGAAGAGTATAAAAAAAAGGACATGGAGAGGATTTTAAAATATTTTACAGGAGATGTTTTCAAGGTTGTTCTTGATGAAAGAGGAAAGGAATTATCCTCAATAGATTTTGCAAAAAAAATAGATACATGGAGAATAGGTAAAAAAAACATATCTTTTTTTATTGGAGGACCGTTGGGACATCATGAATATATAAGAAACAATGCAGATTTTTTGCTTTCTATGTCTAAGATGACCTTTACGCATGAAATGATACTGCTATTTTTACTGGAACAAATATATAGAGCATTTAAAATAAATAATAACGAAAAATATCATTATTAA
- a CDS encoding FtsW/RodA/SpoVE family cell cycle protein, with product MIRNNPLSGIYTEPFERMRKFEYIIPLIYFLLLIIGVFAVRTATYGEYIEDNYYKQIIFSTLGIIVFFTAYFLKESFLKRIIGYLYSFTIFLLIYVLVFERARYGARRWIRVGPVGIQPSHLFLIFTLIIFAKYLAEKNKKAYYILSLTTLLGLGLIFKQPDLGMTLFTFGLWFMLTYVSGEHEKTWKTSMFLMLFSSPFAFYFMKDYQKARIIGFLFPEKNAAGVAYNTLQAMRAIGSGGFFGKGYLNGFMNLSDFVPEDHNDFIISVIGEEFGFLGITVIILLYGILIYRMYIYAQKTSRRFWKYIYFGTSLIIFFHVFENIGMNLGIMPVTGVPLPLISYGGSQIIIFSFLLGLVTKGIATTESYAEENYIDDETNFKGEMN from the coding sequence ATGATAAGAAATAATCCTTTGTCAGGAATTTATACAGAACCTTTTGAAAGAATGAGAAAATTTGAGTATATAATTCCTTTAATATATTTTTTACTTTTGATAATAGGAGTTTTTGCAGTAAGAACAGCTACATATGGAGAGTATATAGAAGATAATTATTATAAACAAATAATATTTTCAACGTTAGGAATAATAGTATTTTTTACCGCATATTTTTTAAAAGAAAGTTTTTTAAAAAGAATTATCGGCTATTTATATTCTTTTACTATTTTTCTTTTAATATATGTTTTGGTATTTGAACGAGCACGCTATGGTGCAAGACGATGGATAAGAGTTGGTCCTGTTGGAATACAGCCCTCTCATTTGTTTTTGATCTTTACACTTATTATTTTTGCAAAATACCTTGCAGAAAAAAACAAAAAAGCATATTATATATTATCTCTAACAACGTTGTTAGGGCTTGGATTAATCTTTAAACAGCCGGATCTGGGTATGACGTTATTTACATTTGGTCTATGGTTTATGTTAACCTATGTTTCTGGTGAACATGAAAAAACATGGAAAACTTCAATGTTTTTAATGTTATTTTCCTCACCTTTTGCCTTTTATTTTATGAAAGATTATCAAAAAGCCAGAATTATAGGTTTTTTATTTCCTGAAAAAAATGCCGCTGGAGTTGCATATAATACTTTACAGGCAATGAGAGCAATAGGTTCTGGTGGTTTTTTTGGAAAAGGATATTTAAATGGTTTTATGAATCTTTCTGATTTTGTACCGGAAGACCATAATGATTTTATTATTTCTGTAATAGGTGAAGAATTTGGATTTTTGGGAATAACTGTAATCATATTGCTTTATGGAATATTAATTTATAGAATGTATATTTATGCACAAAAAACTTCCAGAAGATTCTGGAAATACATATATTTTGGAACAAGTTTGATTATATTTTTTCATGTCTTTGAAAATATAGGGATGAATTTGGGAATAATGCCGGTTACAGGAGTTCCGTTGCCTTTGATTTCATATGGAGGGAGTCAGATAATTATTTTTTCATTTTTGCTGGGTTTGGTAACTAAAGGTATTGCAACAACAGAATCATATGCAGAAGAAAATTATATAGATGATGAAACGAATTTTAAAGGAGAAATGAATTAA